The following proteins come from a genomic window of Brachionichthys hirsutus isolate HB-005 chromosome 20, CSIRO-AGI_Bhir_v1, whole genome shotgun sequence:
- the lft1 gene encoding lefty1 — MDFLRACILCAVLVGPTVAFTHEDMKDALLQKLGLDEVPKIQKRDLENLVIPAPVRNKYASMLKLHHSRRRRSLPSLAGILRGIPGNADISGEYVYSDTSRHRMTFDMEARIPDNSEVTMAELKLYQRASFHKRFAPERRHHRPINNARVSVYWVEVLPGGSNRTSLVDSRLIPIHETGWKSFDVTQALQFWAKTQQSAPMHLEVWIEGERPGSYAAEIAKSVRFTTQKQTDNTLGKPELVLYTLNLEEYGSRGDCDVTQSKDACCREEYFINFRALTWTQYWIIEPAGYQAFRCTGGCKQPKRNYGYGERRCTASESAPLPIMYLVKKGDYTEIEVAEFPNMIVERCACTMDNVSIV, encoded by the exons ATGGATTTCCTCCGCGCTTGTATCCTGTGCGCCGTTCTCGTTGGTCCCACCGTGGCTTTTACGCATGAGGATATGAAGGACGCGCTTCTGCAGAAACTTGGATTGGATGAGGTTCCTAAAATCCAAAAGAGGGATTTGGAGAATCTGGTTATTCCGGCGCCTGTCAGAAATAAATACGCGTCCATGTTGAAGCTGCACCACAGCAGGAGACGCAGATCTCTTCCCAGCCTGGCGGGAATCCTGCGAGGAATTCCTGGAAATGCAG ATATTTCCGGGGAGTATGTGTATTCGGACACCTCCCGCCACCGAATGACGTTCGACATGGAGGCAAGGATCCCGGATAACAGCGAGGTGACCATGGCGGAGCTGAAGCTCTACCAGCGGGCTTCCTTCCACAAACGCTTCGCGCCGGAGAGGCGGCACCACCGGCCCATCAACAACGCCCGGGTCAGCGTCTACTGGGTGGAGGTGCTGCCGGGCGGATCCAACCGGACGTCGCTGGTCGATTCACG gctGATCCCTATTCACGAGACCGGCTGGAAGAGCTTTGATGTGACGCAGGCGCTGCAGTTCTGGGCCAAGACGCAGCAGAGCGCGCCGATGCACCTGGAGGTGTGgatcgagggcgagagacctggCAGCTACGCGGCAGAGATAGCCAAGAGTGTGCGCTTTACCACCCAGAAGCAGACGGACAACACCTTGGGAAAGCCCGAGCTCGTCCTCTACACACTCAACCTCGAAGAATACGG ctctcGCGGTGACTGTGACGTCACCCAAAGCAAGGACGCCTGTTGCAGGGAGGAGTACTTCATCAACTTCCGGGCTCTCACCTGGACTCAGTATTGGATCATCGAGCCGGCGGGCTACCAGGCCTTCAGGTGCACCGGGGGCTGCAAGCAACCCAAACGCAACTACGGCTACGGGGAGAGGCGGTGCACGGCGTCCGAGAGCGCGCCGCTGCCCATCATGTACCTGGTGAAGAAGGGGGACTACACCGAGATAGAAGTGGCCGAATTCCCCAACATGATTGTGGAGCGGTGCGCGTGCACGATGGACAACGTGTCTATAGTATGA